In a single window of the Streptomyces sp. NBC_00353 genome:
- a CDS encoding mycoredoxin — protein MPGTVTMYSTTWCGYCRRLKGQMDREGITYNEINIEQDPESAAFVEKANGGNQTVPTVLFSDGSTLTNPSLAQVKQKIGV, from the coding sequence ATGCCGGGCACTGTGACGATGTACAGCACCACGTGGTGCGGTTACTGCCGTCGGCTCAAGGGCCAGATGGACCGCGAGGGCATCACGTACAACGAGATCAACATCGAGCAGGACCCGGAGTCCGCGGCCTTCGTCGAGAAGGCCAACGGGGGCAACCAGACCGTTCCGACCGTGCTCTTCTCGGACGGTTCGACGCTGACGAACCCCTCGCTGGCCCAGGTGAAGCAGAAGATCGGCGTCTGA
- a CDS encoding bifunctional 5,10-methylenetetrahydrofolate dehydrogenase/5,10-methenyltetrahydrofolate cyclohydrolase: MAQIQTARPMDGTALARRIIETSAATAAELRLRTGKAPCLATVLVGEDPASVTYVRMKRRRCESAGIESRHVALPATSTTQDVVDAVTALSADPGVHGILLQHPVGPHIDERAAFEAIDPAKDVDGVTMHSFATMSFGLPGFVSCTPGGIIRLLDEYDVDLAGKQAVVVGRSAILGKPAGMLLLGRDATVTYCHSRTADLSSIVREADVLLAAVGKPRFIAGADIKPGAVVIDAGYNEGNVGDVDFETAVERARLITPVPGGVGPMTIAVLLEQTVAAAVRQLGVAVA; the protein is encoded by the coding sequence GCACCGCCCTCGCCCGCAGGATCATCGAAACCAGCGCGGCGACGGCAGCCGAACTCCGGCTGCGCACCGGGAAGGCACCCTGCCTGGCGACGGTGCTGGTCGGGGAAGACCCGGCCTCGGTGACCTACGTCCGGATGAAGCGTCGCCGGTGCGAGAGCGCAGGCATCGAGTCGCGGCACGTGGCCCTTCCTGCCACCTCCACCACACAGGATGTGGTCGACGCGGTCACCGCACTGTCGGCCGACCCCGGTGTCCACGGCATCCTGCTCCAGCACCCTGTGGGACCGCACATCGACGAACGCGCCGCCTTCGAAGCGATCGATCCGGCCAAGGACGTCGACGGGGTCACCATGCACTCGTTCGCGACGATGAGTTTCGGCCTGCCCGGCTTCGTCTCCTGCACGCCCGGCGGAATCATCCGCCTGCTGGACGAGTACGACGTCGACCTCGCCGGAAAGCAGGCGGTCGTCGTGGGGCGCAGCGCCATCCTCGGCAAGCCCGCCGGGATGCTTCTGCTCGGCCGGGACGCCACCGTGACGTACTGCCACTCACGGACGGCCGACCTCTCGTCGATCGTGCGGGAGGCGGACGTCCTCCTCGCCGCGGTCGGCAAGCCACGCTTCATCGCCGGTGCGGACATCAAGCCGGGCGCCGTGGTGATCGACGCCGGCTACAACGAGGGCAACGTCGGCGACGTCGACTTCGAGACAGCCGTCGAGCGGGCGCGGCTGATCACCCCGGTCCCGGGCGGTGTCGGACCGATGACCATCGCGGTGCTCCTCGAGCAGACGGTCGCGGCGGCGGTCCGGCAGCTCGGCGTCGCGGTGGCGTGA